The genomic DNA atgcaaatcaaaaccacaataagataccatctcacactagtcagaatggctattaataaaaagtcaaaaataatagatgctggcaaggttacggagaaaaggaaacacttagaCACTGTAGGTGAGAGTagaagttagttcaaccattgtggaaagcggTGTgtcgattcctcaaggaactaaaaacagaactaccatttgacccagcagttccactacTGGATAattacccagaggaatataaatcattctaccacaaaggcACATGCACCCTAATGTTTACtggagcactattcacaatagcaaagacatggaatcaacctagatgcccatcaatgacagactggataaagaaaatgtggtacatataccccTGGAacactatgcaaccataaaaaagaatgagatcatgtcttttgcaggaataCGGATGGAGCTGCAGGCTATTATTCTtggcaaattaatgcaggaacagaaaaccaaataccacacgttctcacaagtgggaactaaatgatgagaactcatgaacacaaaaaagggaacgacagacactgggacctattgagggtggagggtgagaggaggatgaggattaaaaaactacatattaggtactatgattattatttggctgatgaaataatttgtataccaaacccctgtgacatgcaatttgcctatgaaacaaacctgcacatgtgcccccaaacctaacataaaagttaaaaaataaaaattggcaaagcacttgaatagatatttctccaaaggagATATACAAATATCCAACAAACCCAAGAAAAGATACTCAATATAATGggtcattaagaaaatgcatcccagcactttgggaggccgaggcgcgtggatcacgaggtcaagagatcgagaccatccttgtcaacaaggtgaaaccccgtctctactaaaaatacaaaaattagctgggcatggttgtgcatgcctgtaatcccagctactcaggaggctgaggcaggagaattgcctgaacccaggaggcggagtttgcggtgagccgagatagcgccattgcactccagcctgggtaacaagagcgaaactccgtctcaaaaaaaaaaaaaaaaaagaaaagaaaagaaaatgcaaatcaaaactacttcTCTCCCACTAGgatgataaatacaaaaaatagaaattagcaaTTGTTTGCAAAGATACGGTAAAATTGGAACcttgctggtagaaatgcaaaatgctacagCTACTGTGGAACAGTTTGGCGGTTCCtcaaaaatgtaaacatagaattaccatatgaacCAATGATTACACTCCTAGCTATATatgcaagagaaataaagacatacacCCACACAAAAGCTTATACATAATTgtttatggcagcattattcaccacagccaaaaggcaaaaacaatccaaatatccatcaacacataaatgaataaacagaatgtGGTATGCGTATAATATTaatccacaaaaaagaatgaagtattgCACATGTTACAAtgtagatgaaccttgaaaatattatgctaagtgaaagaagccagacacaacaAGTCACATAttgtacaattccatttataggaaatatCTAGAAGAGGTAAATTCATAAAGACGGAAAGCAGATGAGTCATTGCTAGGGACTAGGGGAAAGAGGGAATTAAGAATGACTGCTTAATGGGTATGGGGTCTCTCTTCAGATTGATAAAACTGTTTTGGAACTAAATAGAGGTGATGGTTATATAATATTTTGAGTGTACTATACATGTCACTGAACTGTACtgtttaaaatggttaattctatgttatgtgaatttctctttaaaaaagagaataaagatagCACGATTTGAAAAAAGTGTATACAGAAGTATATTCTTTAGGTCAATGGCCTTCATCTTTTTAATATTACATACCTCTTTGAACATCTAATGAGAGCAATGGACCCTTTTCTCAGCAAATGTGCacatacaataaaaatgtatatatccagtctgggtgcagtggctcatgcctgtaatcccagtgctgcgggaggctgaggcagagggcttacttgaggtcaagagttagagaccatcctgggcaatgtagggaggtcccatctgtacaaaaatttaaaattagctgggagtggtggcatgtacctatagtcccagctactccgaaggctgaagttagaagattccttgagcccaggagttcaaggctacagtgaactacaattgcaccactgaactccagcccagataacagagtgaaaccatcaccaccaccaccacacacacacacacacacacacacacacacacacaattttgaaCATAATTTTAGAGGATTAATAGGTTAATAATGCCTGAATCCAAGGAATAGATGAACTCTCTTTAACATGGCTCAGCTGCTATTTGTCCCTTTCCCTTCCCATCTCTTTCTCAAGTAGTGTCTTCTTTCTGTCCTTACCTTATGGTTTCCTCTTTTTCATGATGTCAACttgcttatataaaataaaaacgtACATCCACACAGAAACTTATAAGTGATTGTTtatggcagcattatttacaacagcGAAAAGGTGAAAAtgacccaaatatccatcaaaatATGACGGATAAACAGAATGGGGTGTGCACATAGAACAAAATATTATTCAGGTTCCTAGGGTACAGAGCTTATTCTCACAAGAGTGTACATACTCCACTACTTCCTAAACATATGTACATACTCCACTACTTTCTAAACAATTCTGCATACCATTTCAGGTGGCCCACTGACTTCGTCAGCTGGGAATATTTGGTCTAGGTCAATATGTACAGCATGGCACACACTGGCCTAAATTTGCTGAGATAGTCATAGGTTAGTATGGACTGGCAGGCAGCAACCCTGCATCAAGGCCAGACTGCCTCTGGGTTCCTGGAAGACACAGTTTCGGGGTAATAGGCACTGTGAATAAGGGCAGAGAGCAGGCAGGGTGCAGGGGACTCTCCCCCAGCAATCACTTCTTAAGGCCTCAGGAACACTGTTAGCTGCAAGAGTCTAGAATAGATTTGTTCTGGTTTTCTAGTGGCATGAACAGCGCTTCACTTTGCTGGGGCTTGGTTATCCCTGTGGGAAgtaaggggagggaggagggaaggaaccGAAGTCATGTACTCATATCACCACCTTGGTCACCTGTCCAGGTATATTCTTGGAGTGAGCAACAGAGTCATGTGCCTGAACGCAGGGGATGAGAAATTCTGGAATATGAGAGGGGGTGGAGGACAACACATTCCCCTGATCTTGGCAGGGCAGGGAGGATAGGACCATTTCTGCATCCGTCACATCTGCTGCCTTGGTCTCACAGCTCTTCCCTTTGCCTAGAGTTAATACTTTGAATGAAAATAGCCATGGgccaaattttttaaagtgaaaattttgaattttctgtcaaCCATCAGATTCCAGAAAGTCTATTTATCCCTCGGTAATTGTTTGggaacattgtgtgtgtgtgtgtgtgtgtgtgtgtgtgtgtgtgtgtgtgtgtgtgtgtgttttaaatagaaCATGAGAGAACCagctatttataaaaattttttgaatgtaCATTTTACTTGCTGCCAATTGAATTCCTTGTGTATGTGGCAAAAGTTAATATTATGAACTTAATTTGGTCTCTCTTCTGagtagaaaattttgaaatattttacgtttttctctctcttaaacaCTTTCTCCTAAATGAAGTAGTGTTATTTAATTTTGTGCTTGTAAGAATAACCTATGCTGAGGGGAGTGAATTAAATAAGAccgaaaaacatatttaaaaaaacaaaatccctaTTTTAACTACTGGTATACCTACTTGACAATCCACCTTATAACTATTATGAGAAGATGTGGTCCACAGGCAGAATGAACATAAGTGGCTGCGTGTAGAATTAGATCAAGTAGGTGCCTTCggataaaaggagagaaagaaaaaaaaaaaatcctcctagATGTATCAGTGGCCAATAGCTGTAGAAGAAAGCGCAGCCCCTCCCTGATAACCACAGAAGAATAAATACACACCACAGAGAGAAAGGTCCACATTTGACCTCTGGGATTAGGAAAGACCAAAGGGCCCCATGCCGTGAGGCGAGAAAGAGGGCTGTGGGGGGCGGGGGAGCGCGGGGAGCTCAGACGGAGAGACTAGTGAAGGGAAGAAGTGGGCTGGCTCCTGACGCACTTTCTGCGGGTGGGAGGAGAACTAGGGACCCGAGCCCACTGGTGACGTTTTTCTCACGTGGTCAGAAGCCGACGTGTGCAGAAGTCCCTCTCCTCCAGGTACCAGATCCCTGTTTCCGTGGAGGAAGGCAGACAGACTTCAGACTCAGAGACAGAGAAGGCAACTGCCCTACAGCCCTGCAGGTCGGTACAAGCTGGGGATCCCTGAGGTAGGGATGGTAATTGTCACAGGCTACAGAGGATCGGATCTGCTTTCTAGATACCGCCCCATTCCACCCCTATTCATTTTGGCGCAGGAAATTTTTTGTGTTGGGCAAGAGGTATGGGTACCGGCTCTTATTTCCCTGGAGAAGTGCAGGCTTCTGGCAGAAGGTAATGTGAGAAAGAGTCATTTCCCAGAGATGGCTACGAACCCATCCCCGCGTGTGGATCCCTGTGGTCGGGATGTCAGAGGGCAAAGACCGGAGCGGGTCCAGGACTGACTGGATCGTCTTTACTCCTTTTCCGATGCTCACCCATTTGGTGCAAGAAATGGAGGGCTTGGTGCGCGGCGGGGAGGTGGGAGCGGAACTCGAGAGAGGTCAAGGGTTGAGAATTGGGTACCAGTTGGGAACTCCTAGGAAGCGGGGGACCTGGCAACgtctgatggaggaggaggaggaccggGGAAGAGGACAGCGACAAAACGCAAGAAAGCGGCCTGATCCCTGCAGGGCAGCGGGAGGCGGGCGCAGTCAGTGACCCCGAGCTGCAGAGGGCGGACCCTGCAACGGGTCCAAGCCTGAGTTCCTGGTGTCTTTTCTCCATCCTTCCTCCATTTTGGAGCCGGAAATGGTGGGCTAAGGGGGTCAGGCGAAGGAGGTGCTGTTTGaaaagggagacagaggtttGATCTGGGGATCAGCTCCCTATCCAGGGAGAGTGGTTTCTGAACCAGGGAGGATTGAGATGAGGTAGCAGCAAGACCAAAAATGTTACTGAGTTTGGAAATAATTTGTCTTTTGCATTGCAGAAAAATGTGGGCTTTCTATGtatgtggggagggaggaggtggcaggAGTGTTTTGGACATTTCTGCCCTGCCCCCTGTCTCTGTCATCACCATTTTCAGAGAAGTGGTGGGCTCTGCTATTTGAATACCCTGAGGTGAGGGATTTGGAATGTAGAGATCTGAGTGCACCAGAACGCTCTGTCTTTGGAACATCCTTATCTGAAACCCCACTCATTTTTGTGCCAGAAAAGTGAGATAAAAATTTGGGAAGAAGATTCAGAAACATAGAAACGCTTTGGAAATCATCTTTCTTGCCTATTTCCCAGAAGTAGAACAATGGAGGGTCTTAAGAAGGAGCTGCGGAGGGGGAATCAGAAAGCAAGGGAAAGGGCAAGGAAGTGATAAGGGCTGGGAAAGTCTTGACAAATAGGGTCCCAAAGAACCAGTGTCCAAGTTGCCAGTCATTCACTTTCTCAGTTTCTCATTCAACCACCTGTTTTTTGTCTCTGCAGGTCTTCAGGTCTGTGGCTGTGGACGCTAACCcagataagaaaaggaaagacgTGCAGTATCAGTGCAGGTCAGTAGGAGAGGACCCTTGCAAGTAGGAGTGACTTAGGCCAGAGCAGAAGTTGGGGAGTCCACTGCCCACTGCCCCTCCTCCAAGCCTTCCTCTTGCAGTTTCAGAATACTTGACTGTTGTCAAGACCCTAAGAGAGTATGGTGACGTATGGCTGGTGAGAAGAGAGGGGAGAATAAGAAAGTAAGAGAATGGATGTGTAGCATCTGTGATGCCCCTGCAGGATAGAAGAGTAGCCCTGAAATCTGAGAACTGGCTATGGTTCTGTTCTGTCTGCAGTTTTACAAGTCTTACAATTGCAggcaaggaggaaaagaagaaaactgccTAGGATTCCCACAGGTCAGTGTAAATTGGAACTCCCCAGTTAAAATTGGTATGAGCAGGCATAGCCAAGGCCAGAGCACAGCTTAGGGACCAATATGCTCCTACACACTTCTCAGCACACTCTCCTTAAATATAGGGAGAAGCATCTGTGTAAGTTTCTGTAAGGGAACATGTGTAAGTTTCTGTAAGGGAGCATGTGTAAGTGTGAAGGAAACGAAGGAACGTAAAGGTGGCAGTGCACCTGGAAGATGGGATAGGGTCAGGAAAACCCTAAGTCAAGAACGGCAAGGACTCTCAGGACCTGTGTTTAACCTCCAAAGCCCTCAGTATCCTGTTCTTCTTTTTGTCTCCTAGGAAAGGCGAAGAAGGGAACATCTCAACATGGAAAAgctctgcaaagaacatgaaggaaagccagaaaatgaaagaaacctAGAAAGTGAGGGAAAACCTGAAGATGAGGAGAGTACAGAAGAGGAAGGCAAGTCAGACGAGGAAGAAAAGCCGGACGTGGAGGGGAAGACAGAATGCGAGGGAAAGCGAGAGGATGAGGGACAGCCAGGTGCTGAGGGACAACTGGAAGATGAGGGAAGCCAGGAAAAGCAGGGCAAGTCCGAAGGTGAGGGCAAGCCACAAGGCGAGGGCAAGCCAGCCTCCCAGGCAAAGCCAGAGAGCCAGCCGCGGGCCGCCGAAAAGCGCCCGGCTGAAGATTATGTGCCccggaaagcaaaaagaaaaacggACAGGGGGACGGACGATTCTCCCAAGGACTCTCAGGAGGACTTACAGGGAAGGCATCTGAGCAGTGAGGAGATGATGAGAGAATGTGGAGATGTGTCAAGGGCTCAGGAGGAgctaaggaagaaacagaaaatgggtGGTTTTCATTGGATGCAAAGAGATGTACAGGATCCGTTCGCCCCAAGGGGCCAACGGGGTGTCAGGGGAATGAGGGGTGGAGGTAGGGGCCAGAAAGACTTTGAAGATATCCCATATGTTTAATGTCCTTGGCCTTTAATTCTGATTTATCTGATGGGAATATTGCCAGACCTGCTTTCCCTGGCAGGCATTTGCCGGGCTATGTGCTTTAACCTTAAGCTGATACTTTCCTTTaggtgtcactcttgttaccagcAGACTTTTGACCTACCTACAGTGCTCTGTCTTTTAGTAGAGGATTTTCACCCATGTGCATGGAATAAATGTTCATGGTACattgtaaaataacaataaaaaagagttTTCAGAACCACGTATACAGTATCAGtccatttctgaaaaaatatatatgtttacataataTATCCATACATGGGGGACACTACGCAATTGAGTAGACCAAAGAGAAATAATGATTTTCTTTGTGTGGTGGAACtggaaattattctttttctcacctgcactttttaaaatctaaaaacacaGGTTATTTTTGTTATGAAGGAAGTAATAGAAGGTAAACAAGATAGGAAAACCATAAATACTAGGCAATCAAAAGAACTATTCATTCAGCATATGAAGGTAGTGGGACACTTAACAATTCTTTCTGTTAGAACACAAAATGATAGATAAAACTCACATTACCCCTGGGACTTGAAGCCGGAGGAATCAGCCTGGTAGATTCATTGCTGTAAGAGACAGCCTTGTGTGAAATGGTGCTAAAACTTACCTCCCAGGGCTGTGGAGTAGAACAGATGTGACACTAGTCTGTGGCCTATGTTAGgctggctcctgcctgctcccctGTACTAGCAGTACCAGGTCAGACAGTTGTTGAGGGTGGGGAATGTTGCTGAGGGAGGTCTCACCTGTGCCTACAAATAGATACAGGAAGCTGAGAAGGAGGTGCCACTTTCCCGTGGGTAATTTCACATCTGTTGGGTATTGTGACCCCTCTCCAGGGTCCTGTACCCTCTAAGGCCCCCATTGTTGCTGGTGGGCTAGAGTCTTCAAGGTAACAAAGCCTTTTAGATTCACCTGAAGTCCCGGGTGAATTGAATCCCCAATAGGTTCCTTTCTGAATTGTGGAGGAtgtccctcttttctctctctttacagTTACGGTAATACTGACATGAAATCTGGGGGAAAATGCTTCATAAAATCTTAACTAATATTTTTGTCAGGCATTATTATAATTACCCCACTAGACTCACCCTTTAATGCAAAGAGTTTATCTTACTCATTTTGTTACTCCATAGCACATAATAGAAGCTTGAAAAGTAACTATGTTAATTCTTGAGTCAGAAGGCCTCAGTCCTTGGCCCAGTTCTGCCCGGATTGAATACATAGCCTTGAAACTGTAAGTTTATTCTTTAGCAACAGAAACTTGTCACTTCAAAAGGAATACAGCAGAAGATGGATTATATCAAAATTCTTGTTAAATGATTTTAACATTGGATATAGTCGTGTTTTTCAAAGTTTGCTACTTACCAGCAGAACTCCTGCATGGTAATCACCTATCATGTTGAAAATGCAGCATCCTCAGACccaatgtatcagaatctctttTGATCcacaatgtgtgtgtatgtgtgtgtgtggggggtggggtgtgcatgtgtcttttacTTTTATCtcatattcatttttatcaaatgaatatacacacaaattttttaaatcctatagtatgagggtttttttgtttttgttttttgttaaaacctgCAGTTTTCCTTGCCATTCCACATTTCCACTCCCCAGAGGCCACTACCATAGGCAAGTACCACGAACATCTTGTTTTATTCCGGCATTTACCTCCATATTTCTGAATAATATGTATATGCTGCTATTTCTTGTTTTAGCACCTTTATTAAAAGGTAGTTTGcatgccataaaattcacccttttacagtatacaattcagtggtttttagtgtattaGCAGACTTCTGAAGTCATTATCACTACCCGGTTCCAGGATATTTTCAGCACCTTAAGAAGAAATCCCACATCCATTAGCACATAATGTCATGCCCACTCCCCTGTTCCCCTAGCATCTGGCAAGCACTGacctcctttctgtctctgtggatttgcctatccTGGACATTTCATATTAATTGAATAGTACAATATGTGGCCTCTTGTGTCTCGCTTCTTCCACTTaccataatattttcaaggttcgtTCATGTTGTAACACATATCATTAGTAAACATTTGCATACGAATTTTGtgtgcagatatatatatatttttttttatttttatttttatttatttttttttttttgagacggagtttcgctcttgttacccaggctggagtgcaatggtgcgatctcagctcaccgcaacctccgcctcctgggttcaggcaattctcctgcctcagcctcctgagtagctgggattacaggcacgtgccaccatgccagctaattttttgtattttttttagtagagacggggtttcaccatgttgaccaggatggtctcgatctctcgaccttgtgatccacccgcctcggcctcccaaagtgctgggattacaggcttgagccaccgcgcccggccagatataTTTTTTATCCTCCTGATTATAcacctaagagtggaattgctaagTCATGATAactctatatttaaattttgagaaacttccaaactgtttcccaaagcAACCATGGTATTTGacaatcccaccagcagtgtaggaagtttccaatttcttcatatcctcaccaacacttgttattgcctgtattttttattaaagccATCTTAGGGGATATGAAGTGGCatcatattgtggttttgattggcatcttTCTAATTGCTAATGATGttcatcatctttttatgtgcttattggccatttgcatctcttctttggagaaatatgtaTTCAGATTTTTGTCCCTTTCTAAATTGGATCGTTTTCTCATTGAtgagttataagagttctttgtttattctggatataagtctcttatcagatatatgacttgCAACTGCTATTTCTTGACTGTTCATTTTAGTTATTAAGATTTTCTGATAGGATAATGGAGCAATTCTTTCTTCCCATTGTAATCCCCATTATCTATTGCCTACCCCCAATATAGCTTTACCACATACAATGCTTATTTTAGCAAGCATCCCAGTGACTCTGTTGCTTAATTTTGAGGACCATTTGTGTGTTTGTCAGGTTAGGCTAAGCTTATGCTGGGGTAGCTAACAGCTCAAAAAcctcagtggcttaacacaacaaaAGTTTCTCAAACTTCATAAAGTTTGGGGATAGAGAAGCTCTGCTCCTCATAATCTGTCAGGGATCCATTGCAGCAAAGAAAAAGAGTGTATGAGGATCTCACAGTCACTTTTCTATACTGTGGTCTGGAAGTGGCATAAGTCACCACTATTCAAAGCCCACTTCTTCATATTTCTAGCTCCTTTAATTCTGACAAGATTTCTGAGAGGGCTACTATTTATGCCCTCTATATAGGTGATtgaactgaggctcaaagaggaaAGCGATTTATTCAGTGTTCCATACCAATAAAGAGAAGAGCCCAGATTGAAATCCAGGTTTATCTGGCTCTAATGCAATGATTCTTAAccagtttcctttcctttttttttttttttttttttttttttttttttttttttttttttttttgagacagtgtctcattctgtcactcaggctagagtgcattggcacaatctctgctcactacaacctctgcctcccaggttcaagtgattctcctgcctcagcctcccaagtagctgggattacaggcacctgccactatgcccggctaatttttgtatttttagtaaagatggggtttcaccatgttgatcaggctggttttgaactcctgacttcaagtgatccatccacctcggcctcctgaaatgctgggattacaggcatgagccactgcacccagccag from Saimiri boliviensis isolate mSaiBol1 chromosome X, mSaiBol1.pri, whole genome shotgun sequence includes the following:
- the TCEAL5 gene encoding LOW QUALITY PROTEIN: transcription elongation factor A protein-like 5 (The sequence of the model RefSeq protein was modified relative to this genomic sequence to represent the inferred CDS: deleted 1 base in 1 codon), producing MEKLCKEHEGKPENERNLESEGKPEDEESTEEEGKSDEEEKPDVEGKTECEGKREDEGQPGAEGQLEDEGSQEKQGKSEGEGKPQGEGKPASQAKPESQPRAAEKRPAEDYVPRKAKRKTDRGTDDSPKDSQEDLQGRHLSSEEMMRECGDVSRAQEELRKKQKMGGFHWMQRDVQDPFAQGANGVSGE